The proteins below are encoded in one region of Halocatena salina:
- the dapF gene encoding diaminopimelate epimerase: protein MIHVEKYHGTGNDFIVVDAALTVPDRRAFAIKYCDRETGISQPDTETTGADGVLFLALEKQYSPPRVVMTLVQPDGSVATMCGNGVRCAAAWAAEQTGADELMIDTLAGTRRATVGDETVRVEMGQPSFDPDTVPLAEESPLIEASIDDLTVTAVNTGVPHAVAFVDDVADVDLQRIGPSVRNASVFPEGANVTIASKDAERPGHVFEQRTFERGVEDETASCGTGAVAIAAAARRLGRIDGSESVTVCPEGGTLEVTISADGTTLAGSVAQSYATELPVAEPRRIS, encoded by the coding sequence ATGATTCACGTAGAAAAGTACCACGGAACTGGAAACGATTTCATCGTCGTCGATGCCGCACTCACCGTTCCCGATCGTCGTGCGTTCGCCATCAAATACTGCGACCGCGAGACCGGGATCAGCCAACCAGACACGGAGACGACCGGTGCGGACGGTGTGTTGTTCCTCGCGCTAGAGAAGCAGTACTCGCCGCCACGAGTGGTGATGACGCTCGTCCAGCCCGACGGAAGCGTCGCAACGATGTGTGGTAACGGCGTGCGGTGTGCGGCGGCATGGGCCGCCGAACAAACGGGGGCAGACGAACTGATGATCGATACGCTTGCGGGCACCCGACGGGCGACGGTCGGAGACGAGACGGTACGTGTCGAGATGGGCCAACCGTCGTTCGATCCCGATACGGTCCCCCTAGCAGAAGAGTCGCCGCTTATCGAGGCGTCTATCGACGACCTCACCGTGACAGCTGTTAACACAGGCGTTCCACACGCAGTAGCGTTCGTCGATGACGTGGCGGATGTCGATCTCCAACGCATCGGTCCATCCGTTCGCAACGCATCGGTGTTTCCGGAGGGTGCGAACGTGACGATCGCCTCGAAAGACGCCGAGCGCCCGGGACACGTCTTCGAACAGCGTACGTTCGAGCGGGGCGTCGAGGACGAAACGGCGTCCTGTGGCACGGGCGCGGTCGCGATCGCTGCCGCGGCTCGGCGGCTCGGACGCATCGACGGAAGCGAATCGGTCACGGTGTGTCCCGAAGGTGGTACACTCGAAGTGACGATTTCGGCTGACGGGACGACGTTAGCGGGTTCCGTCGCCCAGTCGTACGCGACCGAACTGCCCGTCGCCGAACCCCGTCGAATCAGCTGA
- a CDS encoding M20 family metallopeptidase, which translates to MAFDPLAFHERAVKTPSHESSDAMRDLVVEALCEQGVEPTVDDAGNTLAEKSGAASGPHLVLNTHLDTVPPHVPFRREGDVVYGRGACDAKGPLAALVAAFLAAEPDRGRLTLALTPDEETTSAGAAALELDGDGYIVGEPTGLDVCTAAKGRFEGTITIHGTNAHAADPEAGVNAVAAGEDVLSAVRSFDRQRGPDTHAVLGGPTLTPTVVRGGSAVNQIPDRCTITVDRRSVPPETAAGFETALNDHLTERTDADCAFSLTDRDTPFLEAFATPEDCDLVAALMAAGNGEVGPFTAATEASYFAPAPTVVFGPGVLTDEEGAVAHADREYVRRPAIERAATIVQSALGSLLGSPS; encoded by the coding sequence ATGGCGTTCGATCCATTGGCGTTTCACGAGCGAGCGGTCAAAACGCCATCACACGAATCATCGGACGCGATGCGGGATCTCGTGGTGGAAGCGCTGTGTGAGCAGGGAGTGGAGCCGACGGTCGACGATGCGGGCAACACGCTGGCAGAAAAGTCCGGAGCTGCGTCCGGACCACACCTCGTGTTGAACACGCATCTCGATACGGTTCCGCCTCACGTTCCGTTTCGTCGGGAGGGGGACGTCGTGTACGGGCGGGGTGCCTGTGACGCGAAGGGACCACTCGCGGCGTTGGTGGCCGCGTTTCTCGCGGCCGAGCCCGACCGTGGACGGCTCACGCTCGCGCTCACGCCCGACGAAGAGACCACGTCGGCTGGCGCAGCCGCCCTCGAGCTCGACGGAGACGGCTACATCGTCGGCGAGCCGACCGGTCTCGACGTGTGTACCGCCGCGAAAGGCCGATTCGAAGGAACGATCACGATCCATGGAACGAACGCCCACGCCGCCGATCCGGAGGCGGGCGTGAACGCGGTCGCCGCCGGGGAAGACGTGCTGTCTGCGGTCCGCTCGTTCGACCGACAACGAGGTCCCGATACCCATGCCGTGCTCGGTGGGCCGACGCTTACGCCGACCGTCGTTCGCGGGGGGAGCGCCGTGAATCAGATCCCCGACCGATGTACCATCACTGTCGATCGGCGAAGCGTCCCCCCCGAAACGGCTGCGGGATTCGAGACGGCTCTGAACGATCACCTCACGGAACGAACTGACGCCGACTGTGCGTTTTCGCTCACCGACCGCGATACGCCATTTTTGGAGGCGTTCGCAACGCCCGAGGACTGCGACCTCGTAGCGGCGTTGATGGCAGCCGGTAACGGGGAGGTGGGACCGTTCACAGCAGCGACGGAGGCGTCCTACTTCGCCCCTGCCCCGACGGTCGTGTTCGGTCCCGGTGTGCTCACCGACGAGGAGGGAGCCGTCGCTCATGCCGACCGGGAGTACGTCCGCCGACCGGCGATCGAACGGGCCGCCACCATCGTTCAGAGCGCGCTTGGATCGCTGCTCGGATCACCGAGCTGA
- a CDS encoding DUF5518 domain-containing protein, which yields MIANALVGAVVTAVSWFVIGPAGPILGGGVAGYLETKNGPTVGALSGVIASLPIAVVVPIVGTALVFVPDALVGLGVLTAFVVFVGGTIVNAALGAIGGYLGVYTRSELISGSGGRSAR from the coding sequence ATGATAGCCAACGCTCTCGTCGGTGCCGTCGTCACGGCCGTATCGTGGTTCGTCATCGGCCCGGCGGGCCCGATCCTCGGCGGCGGTGTCGCCGGTTATTTGGAGACCAAAAACGGCCCGACAGTCGGCGCACTGTCGGGGGTTATCGCGTCGCTCCCCATCGCGGTGGTGGTGCCCATCGTCGGGACCGCACTCGTGTTCGTGCCCGATGCGCTTGTCGGGCTGGGTGTGCTCACCGCGTTCGTCGTGTTCGTCGGCGGGACGATCGTCAACGCTGCACTCGGGGCGATCGGCGGGTATCTCGGAGTTTACACCCGATCAGAGCTGATCAGCGGGTCGGGCGGACGGTCAGCTCGGTGA
- the purB gene encoding adenylosuccinate lyase, protein MESALSAVSPLDGRYASTTSELSPYASEAGLMRARVRVEVEYLIALADLAATSLSIDAPDRAALRELYESFDTDSAALIKQIETDGYGEYAATNHDVKAVEYFIRESAPEYGPWIHFGLTSEDVNNLAHRLLVVGALEEVLRPDLATVRDALVEHAHEHRDLPMLARTHGQPATPTTFGKEMAVYAARLGRAVSALDAVELSGKLAGASGTYAAHHVAYPDVDWQSFARSFVESLGLTHTPLATQVNPCDDLASLFDALQRINDVLLDLDRDIWLYVSDRYLGQKATASETGSSTMPHKVNPIDFENSEGNLSKANADLSFLSGYITSSRLQRDLSDSTVKRNIGAAFAHCHIGYTKLDTGLGKIVPNEQVMREELEATPEIIGEAVQTILRREGHGDAYERVKSLTRDQRVTIGDFHELFDELDVDEDVREELHALAPTAYTGRASDLADSVDE, encoded by the coding sequence ATGGAAAGCGCTCTATCAGCCGTTTCGCCGCTCGATGGCCGGTATGCGTCCACTACATCGGAGCTGTCTCCGTATGCGAGCGAGGCAGGGCTCATGCGGGCGCGCGTTCGCGTCGAAGTCGAGTATCTCATCGCGCTCGCGGATCTCGCGGCCACGTCGCTATCGATCGACGCCCCGGATCGTGCGGCGCTGCGGGAGTTGTACGAGTCGTTCGACACCGACAGCGCGGCGCTGATCAAGCAGATCGAGACCGATGGATACGGTGAGTACGCCGCGACGAACCACGACGTGAAGGCGGTCGAGTATTTCATCCGCGAGTCGGCCCCCGAGTATGGGCCGTGGATCCACTTCGGTCTCACGAGCGAGGACGTGAACAACCTCGCCCACCGGTTGCTTGTGGTGGGCGCGCTGGAGGAGGTGCTTCGTCCTGATCTTGCCACCGTTCGGGATGCGTTGGTCGAACACGCTCACGAGCACCGCGATCTCCCGATGCTCGCTCGAACCCACGGCCAGCCCGCGACGCCGACCACGTTCGGTAAAGAGATGGCGGTGTACGCCGCTCGACTCGGTCGGGCCGTCAGCGCGCTCGATGCTGTCGAGCTGTCCGGTAAGCTGGCGGGCGCGAGTGGCACGTACGCCGCCCACCACGTCGCCTACCCCGACGTGGATTGGCAGTCGTTCGCCCGGTCGTTCGTCGAGTCGCTCGGACTCACCCACACCCCGCTTGCGACGCAGGTCAACCCCTGTGATGATCTCGCGTCGCTGTTCGACGCTCTTCAGCGGATCAACGACGTCCTGCTCGATCTCGACCGAGACATCTGGCTGTACGTCAGCGATCGCTATCTCGGGCAGAAGGCGACGGCCAGCGAAACCGGCTCCTCGACGATGCCCCACAAGGTGAATCCGATCGATTTCGAAAACAGCGAAGGGAACCTCTCGAAAGCCAACGCCGACCTCTCATTTCTGTCGGGGTATATCACCTCTTCGCGGCTCCAACGCGACCTCTCGGATTCGACTGTCAAACGCAATATCGGTGCCGCGTTCGCCCACTGCCACATTGGATACACGAAACTCGACACCGGTCTCGGGAAGATCGTTCCGAACGAGCAGGTCATGCGTGAGGAACTGGAAGCAACCCCCGAGATCATCGGCGAGGCGGTTCAAACGATCCTCCGCCGGGAGGGCCACGGGGACGCATACGAGCGCGTCAAATCCCTGACTCGTGACCAACGCGTCACAATCGGGGATTTCCACGAACTGTTCGACGAACTCGACGTGGACGAGGACGTGCGAGAGGAACTCCACGCGCTTGCCCCCACGGCGTACACCGGACGGGCAAGCGATCTCGCCGACTCGGTAGACGAGTAG
- the purH gene encoding bifunctional phosphoribosylaminoimidazolecarboxamide formyltransferase/IMP cyclohydrolase, translating to MVRIAGMASNRGRNLLNIADQEPSGTEFSVILTNDADAPVLEDAADRTIPTEVVEREANESRETHERRILDRLGEYEVDLVCLDGYMRVLTGTFLDETPLTLNVHPSLLPSFKGMDAWNDTLDAGVRMTGCTVHVVTEEIDGGPIVTQEPVPVYEDDTAAELKDRVLYDGEFVAYPRAVRAFAEDRLTVEDGTVHIEGDERQQFPQRRLDTGDRVASLRYGENPHQDAALYADPTCEEASVAHAEQLNEGAKDLSYNNYNDADGALNLIKEFEEPAAAVIKHTNPAGCATADTLAEAYTDALATDPMSAFGGIVALNRECDVSTAERIIDSFKEVVIAPGYTEDALDVLRSKENLRVLDVGTAYERTETLIEKPIVGGRLVQERDRQRLTRDDVEIVTARTPTEEQIESMLFAWSVIKHVKSNAIVFADNTETVGIGMGQVSRVDAVRLAGMKADEHAEDKSADGAVMASDAFFPFPDGIEAAADHGIEAVIQPGGSVNDDDVIETADELDMAMMFTGQRCFRHD from the coding sequence ATGGTACGCATCGCCGGAATGGCCAGTAACCGTGGACGAAACCTCCTGAACATCGCCGATCAGGAACCGAGTGGGACCGAGTTTTCGGTGATCCTCACCAACGACGCCGATGCACCGGTACTCGAAGACGCTGCGGACCGCACGATACCGACCGAAGTCGTCGAACGAGAAGCGAACGAATCCCGCGAGACCCACGAGCGCCGGATCCTCGACCGGCTTGGAGAGTACGAGGTGGATCTCGTCTGTTTGGATGGATATATGCGCGTGCTGACGGGGACGTTTCTGGATGAAACACCGTTGACGTTGAACGTCCATCCCTCGTTACTCCCTTCGTTCAAAGGGATGGATGCATGGAACGATACACTCGATGCTGGCGTTCGAATGACGGGCTGTACGGTGCATGTGGTCACCGAGGAGATCGACGGCGGCCCTATCGTTACTCAGGAACCGGTGCCAGTGTACGAAGATGACACGGCTGCAGAACTGAAAGACCGCGTGCTGTACGACGGCGAGTTCGTCGCCTATCCCCGGGCTGTCAGGGCGTTCGCAGAGGATCGACTCACAGTCGAGGACGGAACCGTCCACATCGAGGGCGACGAACGACAGCAGTTCCCCCAACGGCGCCTCGACACCGGCGATCGTGTCGCCTCGCTCAGGTATGGCGAGAACCCACACCAAGACGCCGCTCTGTATGCGGATCCCACCTGTGAGGAGGCGAGCGTGGCACACGCCGAGCAGTTGAACGAGGGCGCGAAGGATCTCTCATACAACAACTACAACGACGCCGATGGCGCGCTGAACCTCATCAAGGAGTTCGAGGAGCCGGCAGCGGCCGTCATCAAACACACCAATCCGGCTGGCTGTGCGACGGCAGACACGCTTGCCGAGGCCTACACTGACGCGCTCGCTACCGATCCGATGAGCGCGTTCGGTGGGATCGTGGCGCTGAATCGGGAGTGTGACGTGTCCACCGCAGAGCGGATCATCGACTCGTTCAAGGAGGTCGTCATCGCGCCCGGCTACACCGAGGACGCGCTCGATGTGCTCCGCTCGAAGGAGAACCTCCGGGTACTCGACGTGGGGACTGCGTACGAACGAACGGAGACGCTCATCGAAAAACCGATCGTCGGCGGGCGACTCGTTCAAGAGCGTGACCGACAGCGGCTCACCCGCGACGACGTGGAAATCGTCACCGCGCGAACGCCCACCGAAGAGCAGATCGAGTCGATGCTGTTCGCGTGGTCGGTCATCAAACACGTCAAATCCAACGCCATCGTGTTCGCGGACAACACTGAAACTGTTGGCATCGGAATGGGACAGGTGTCTCGCGTCGATGCCGTCCGACTCGCGGGCATGAAAGCCGACGAGCATGCCGAAGACAAATCCGCGGACGGGGCAGTGATGGCCTCCGACGCGTTTTTCCCGTTCCCCGATGGGATCGAAGCCGCAGCAGACCACGGCATCGAAGCCGTCATCCAACCCGGCGGCTCAGTCAATGACGACGACGTGATCGAGACCGCAGACGAACTGGATATGGCGATGATGTTCACCGGACAGCGGTGTTTCAGACACGATTGA
- a CDS encoding alpha/beta hydrolase, with product MSDGAEKHTNTGGSSGSNGGMVTRRRVLKSSLTTVVGVAGVSGLSGTATAGDGECPYSYPSAPSWLGEVRPEAGTFHEWPWAAENLTVFIHGFTNQNGGRSYAYEIHQYLSNHGYGGAVTTCNWDAGDSWDEWYSAKNHSIEAGADLAGLLDANGLTAEHGVTVNFVAHSLGGKLALECVRDLQTTYGRSINSVNLFGAAVWDEQPGERFYDGILYGTNETHNYYSENDDTLGDIYQAAEFGRHASGYTGGAGGEPGNWYDHDLTSRIDHHCQYMDSNDGCVGDITDDLS from the coding sequence ATGTCTGATGGTGCCGAGAAACACACTAATACAGGGGGATCGAGCGGTTCGAACGGCGGGATGGTGACTCGCCGTCGGGTACTGAAATCCAGTCTCACAACGGTCGTCGGGGTGGCCGGTGTGAGCGGACTAAGCGGAACAGCGACAGCAGGTGATGGGGAGTGCCCGTATTCCTATCCGAGTGCTCCGTCGTGGCTCGGCGAAGTGCGACCGGAGGCGGGAACCTTCCATGAGTGGCCATGGGCTGCGGAGAACCTCACCGTATTCATCCACGGCTTTACGAACCAGAACGGTGGTCGGAGCTACGCATACGAGATCCACCAGTATCTCTCGAACCACGGCTACGGCGGAGCCGTCACGACGTGCAATTGGGACGCCGGCGATTCATGGGACGAATGGTATTCGGCGAAAAACCACTCGATAGAGGCTGGAGCGGATCTCGCTGGCCTCCTCGACGCCAACGGACTGACGGCGGAGCACGGCGTCACTGTGAACTTCGTTGCTCACTCGCTGGGTGGAAAGCTGGCGCTCGAATGTGTTCGAGATCTCCAGACGACGTATGGTCGATCGATCAATTCGGTCAACCTGTTCGGAGCTGCCGTGTGGGACGAACAGCCCGGAGAACGGTTTTACGACGGTATCCTGTACGGCACAAACGAAACACACAACTACTACAGCGAAAACGACGACACGCTCGGCGACATCTATCAGGCAGCCGAATTCGGACGACACGCATCTGGATACACCGGTGGGGCGGGCGGCGAGCCGGGGAATTGGTACGACCACGATCTGACATCCCGGATCGACCATCACTGCCAGTACATGGATTCTAACGACGGCTGTGTCGGAGACATCACCGACGACCTCAGCTAA
- a CDS encoding WD40/YVTN/BNR-like repeat-containing protein has translation MLLAGTTDGVYRVSDTDTFESERVLETDRAMRVRTFDSVAGAFAATKSGLYHSLDGTDWVDLGVPREEVYSVAVNSSGDHLYAGTHPAHVYVSTSFAATSFAAESDDRACEWEELTGFQELPSRSEWHTPRHRNEAHVRSLGFDPENPERLIAGVEVGGVHVSDDRGQTWDERRIAFDAPHSNDVHHVLVQTSDRYVASTGSGLYRTTDAGHSWTRIDEDVDHTYFREAFAADGRLYAAAARGAPPTWGGDLGPDAALFESTDGGDSFETVSYPGAPNEFVLAWTARDGSVFAGTRGGYVLRRTDGEWIEVGRLSVSIRSLSGV, from the coding sequence ATGTTGCTCGCAGGTACTACGGACGGCGTGTACAGGGTTTCGGATACAGACACGTTCGAATCCGAGCGCGTGCTGGAGACCGACCGCGCGATGCGTGTTCGGACGTTCGATTCGGTTGCGGGTGCGTTCGCGGCGACCAAGTCCGGACTGTATCATTCACTCGACGGCACTGACTGGGTTGATCTGGGCGTTCCCAGAGAAGAAGTGTACTCCGTCGCGGTGAATTCGTCCGGAGACCACCTGTACGCCGGGACCCATCCCGCGCACGTGTACGTTTCCACGTCGTTCGCTGCCACGTCGTTCGCTGCGGAGTCGGACGATCGAGCGTGTGAATGGGAGGAACTCACGGGGTTTCAGGAGTTACCGTCCCGGAGTGAATGGCACACGCCGCGCCACCGCAACGAGGCTCACGTCCGGAGTTTGGGGTTCGATCCCGAGAATCCCGAGCGTCTCATCGCGGGCGTCGAGGTTGGCGGCGTCCACGTCAGCGATGATCGCGGCCAAACGTGGGACGAGCGCCGCATCGCGTTCGACGCGCCACACAGCAACGACGTCCACCACGTGCTCGTCCAAACGAGCGATCGCTACGTCGCATCGACGGGAAGCGGGTTGTATCGCACGACCGACGCAGGCCACTCGTGGACGCGGATCGACGAAGACGTGGATCACACCTACTTCCGGGAGGCCTTTGCAGCCGACGGACGGCTGTACGCGGCAGCGGCCCGCGGAGCACCACCGACGTGGGGCGGCGATCTCGGCCCTGACGCCGCGCTGTTCGAGTCGACCGATGGAGGCGACTCCTTCGAGACCGTGTCGTACCCCGGCGCACCGAACGAGTTCGTGCTGGCGTGGACCGCCCGTGATGGCTCCGTGTTCGCCGGAACGCGTGGTGGATACGTCCTCCGTCGAACCGATGGCGAGTGGATCGAGGTAGGACGGCTGTCGGTCTCGATCCGGTCGCTATCCGGTGTGTAA
- a CDS encoding YIP1 family protein, which yields MTTWIEASGGRERGVAGLVRAWVGVLVAPHRFFRSAISTGDQAPGLTFAIAVTLLHVVLRIFPSAIQSLSMRMLTLLLVVVFLAPVVLHLCAALETVALIGLVEDRAGVSQTVQVIGYAAAPCALSGVPLTALCVGMAGLCVVSAELIALLWLGAAVYGVVLLVIGTAIVHDTSIPRAVAVTAIPSWIIFGYGFRGIHALELLGASSGLFG from the coding sequence GTGACGACGTGGATCGAAGCGAGCGGCGGCCGTGAACGTGGAGTGGCCGGTCTCGTGCGAGCGTGGGTTGGTGTGCTTGTGGCCCCCCACCGGTTTTTCCGCTCGGCCATCTCGACCGGTGATCAAGCACCGGGACTTACGTTCGCCATCGCGGTGACCCTGCTCCACGTCGTGTTGCGGATTTTTCCATCAGCCATACAGTCGCTCTCGATGCGGATGCTCACGCTCCTGTTGGTGGTGGTGTTTCTGGCTCCGGTCGTGTTACATCTCTGTGCCGCGCTCGAAACCGTCGCCCTCATCGGGTTGGTCGAAGACCGCGCCGGGGTGAGCCAAACAGTGCAGGTGATCGGTTACGCGGCCGCGCCGTGTGCCCTGTCGGGTGTGCCACTGACCGCGCTGTGCGTCGGAATGGCTGGGCTGTGTGTGGTGTCTGCCGAGCTGATCGCGCTGTTGTGGCTGGGAGCCGCCGTCTACGGTGTCGTGCTGTTGGTGATCGGAACGGCCATCGTTCACGACACGTCGATCCCGCGCGCCGTCGCTGTGACCGCCATTCCATCGTGGATCATCTTCGGCTACGGGTTCCGGGGGATACACGCGCTCGAACTGCTCGGTGCCAGCAGCGGACTATTCGGGTAG